The following are encoded together in the Melitaea cinxia chromosome 22, ilMelCinx1.1, whole genome shotgun sequence genome:
- the LOC123664577 gene encoding zinc finger protein 2-like, with the protein MESYDETYKAICRVCLNFGNSKSMVSLIDDKVRNGISYYGIAVQHFANISIDKHDNLPSVMCIKCLSLLKQAIRFKLMCESSDKSLKEMVKIIGDDVEKIRGNVIEYAMFKFYFPQELKTTHKHVKTNREKQNLINSVKESNVMSEQVNDDVDSGDCFNNIQTDTEKESKNDDDLLNKMEKLIGKTSFNSSIQVTKMFKRKHLQLKRKLMMRQKMLKIKKANEERKNKKFVCNICNKVLANQSTYEHHLQRHNGCRYICEHCGKGFPVKNELSIHQVTRHGTGPYLQCSHCPFKAPRRFDLIEHERLHTGERPYTCEKCGLTFRRRGIWKKHLIYHMEKKVQCPQCPRKFFQRSEMLAHANNIHDRVYVYVCDKCGATYAKSTTVRRHLTERHGIPREQQGKIIRVNKGSAQEQ; encoded by the exons aTGGAATCTTACGATGAAACGTATAAAGCTATATGTCGTGTATGTCTAAATTTCGGAAACAGTAAAAGTATGGTGTCCTTAATTGATGATAAAGTTAGAAATGGCATAAGTTATTATGGCATAGCTGTGCAACATTTTGCAAACATTTCGATTGATAAACACGACAATTTACCTTCAGTTATGTGTATTAAGTGCTTATCTCTTTTGAAACAAGCGATTCGATTTAAATTGATGTGTGAATCTAGCGATAAAAGTCTAAAAGAAATGGTAAAAATTATTGGAGACGATGTAGAAAAAATACGAGGAAATGTTATTGAATATGCaatgtttaagttttatttccCTCAAGAATTAAAAACTACGCATAAACACGTAAAAACTAATCGCGAAaagcaaaatttaataaattcagtCAAAGAAAGTAATGTTATGTCAGAACAAGTTAACGATGATGTTGACTCTGGggattgttttaataatatacaaactgATACAGAAAAGGAGTCAAAAAACGAtgatgatttattaaataaaatggagaaATTAATAGGAAAAACGTCTTTTAATAGCTCAATTCAAGTAACTAAAATGTTCAAGAGAaaacatttacaattaaaaaggaaacttatgatgagacaaaaaatgttaaaaatcaaaaaagctAATGAAGagaggaaaaataaaaaatttgtttgtaatatttgcaATAAAGTTCTCGCAAACCAAAGTACTTATGAACATCATTTGCAAAGGCACAATGGATgcag ATACATCTGCGAACATTGCGGTAAAGGATTTCCCGTGAAAAACGAACTTTCTATTCACCAAGTAACCCGTCACGGTACGGGACCTTACCTACAATGCTCGCACTGTCCATTCAAAGCGCCTAGAAGATTCGATTTGATCGAACACGAACGACTACACACTGGAGAGAGACCATACACGTGCGAAAAATGCGGTCTTACGTTCAGGAGACGTGGTATTTGGAAAAAACATCTTATTTACCACATGGAGAAAAAGGTTCAATGTCCTCAGTGTCCGAGGAAATTTTTCCAGAGGAGTGAAATGTTGGCACACGCTAATAATATACATGATAGGGtctatgtgtatgtgtgtgacAAGTGCGGTGCGACTTACGCTAAATCTACAACTGTTCGACGTCATCTGACTGAACGGCACGGTATACCAAGGGAGCAGCAGGGGAAAATTATAAGGGTCAATAAAGGTAGTGCTcaagaacaataa